The window CATTCAACTAAATCTTCACCACTGAAGTGTTCCATTTCTGCACTCCGGAATAACACGTGTCCACAAACCAAATCTACTCTGCCCGTTTTAAGATGCTTATCAACTAACTGCTTATTTGCCACAGTTAAACGACATTGTTACAACACTTTCGGTCACTATGCCtgaattttcctgcaccttaaCACCAAGGACATAAGTTTCATGGAAGGATATTTCTGGGTTGCCATTTTAGGCTTTTCTGAATACATTTAGaataaaagacaagaaaaagttAGATGCATTGTGGCAGAGAAATGCCTATTTCCAGGTGATATGGCAGTTGTAACAGGACATAATCAGCCGCAAAACTCTTACTGTAACAATTTAAATCTTCACTATCAAACCTCTGACATGTTATCAACACAACCGTGGTTTATTTGTCCtcaaatgaataataataaaaaaaaaattataaacagtCGAAGTgtaaaaaaacacttttattgTTGCCATAGTCAAAGATCTAAGGCCATTCAGAGGTGGCACCACCCCAGTCAGAAGCCTGAGCAGTGGGAGCAGTGGACCAGTCCTCTGTGGCTGGCTGTGTGCTCCAGTCCTCCGCTAGAAGGAAGAACAgaaacacaaagttcagagatCAACAGAAATGGTAGGTTTGTACGCACAGAGATGGTTTATCAACTCACCAGAAAACACTTCACCTGTCTTAACAGCCGCTGCAGCAGTCGCTGCTGCCGCTGCAACAGAAAAAGGGTTTAAATTTAGTAAAATGCCAAACATGGGTAACATAGCAATCGCACAAAAAAGTGCTCCAGTTTGGAAACTAGTGAACTTACGAGCTGGGAACTGCTGAATGGGCACAGATGGCACTGCAACACCCTCAGACCAGTCGGCCACCTCAGGCTGAGCAAACTCAGCTGGAGGGGCACTCCATTCGCCCTGGAACTCCTCCTTTACGACGGCCTTCTCAGCGGCAGCCTGCTCCTCCTTCTcaatctgtaaaaaaaataaataaaaatgtattagtGAGCGGGATGCACTGCTGGACCAATTTTGCACAGAATCCTCCAACGAGTGGGTATTCACCAGGAGTGTACTTAACCTACCTCTTCAGGGTCTCTGTAGAAGTACAAATCAGGCATGACCTCCCATGGGTGTTCCCTGGAGATGGTTCCCCTCATCCTGAGAACCTCCCTGGCCAACATCCACCACATAAGACCCACAGAGTGGTGACCCTGAAACAGTCATACAGACCACGAGTAAACACTTGCAGAGACTATTGTTTCCCATTCGTTTCATTTATGCATTTTGTTGCAGTCCCTCTACCTCCAATCCCCAAAGTGGTTCAGGGAAAGGAAGTTAAAGAACATGCCTTATGATTTAGCACACATCCTACACCCCGCACTGCACTGACAGAACAGCGCCGGGCTCTAACAGTGTGCAAAACGCAAGAATTCCATCGATTAAAGTCGCATTCAAGTGGACGATTCTTCTGCCTCACCTTGTTGTTACAGGGGATGGAAATGTCCACATATCTCAGTGGGGAGTCGGTGTTGCACAGGGCGATGGTGGGGATGTTGACGTAGGATGCCTCAGTCAGTGGCTGATGGTCAGCACGAGGATCTGTCACAATCAGGAGGCGGGGCTCCCTGAAAGCAGCCTGGATCTGATTGGTGAAGGTTCCAGGGGTGAAGCGGCCGTGGAAGGTGGTGGCACCGGTGGCGGAAGCAAACTTCAGCACAGCTCTCTAAAGCGGGCAGAAAtgagacagaaactcagacAAAATCTTTCATTTATTTCTTATCACAGTTTAAATGTTGTGGAATGAGTTGTGGCTCAGGTCCCTATCTAACCCCAGTCATGGGACAGAAGTCCTCATGGTGTCAGCGAAAACCCGGCCGGCTTAATCTTGCACACTTCCGACACCACAACACCCACATGAgtgtcaggctttaacagagtgCTCATTGCATTCGTATAAAACTGAGCATCAGCAGTCGTTTACCTGTCCAGTGTTCCTGGAGGAGATGACGCACACATCAGCTGGGTTCTCAATGGCAACAATGGCCCTGGCTGCAAGAAGCAGCTTCTCCCAGGTCTTCTTCAAGTTGATGATATAAATACCTGGTAATCAAATTAGAACAGCAGGGAATGACTATGAGAATATTATTAAAGTAAATCTGCAGTTAAAAGAAATGCATTCTCAGGCAACCCTGTCACACTGTACAACCCTTGCGCCATGCTCCCCCCACTTACCGTCACTTTTTCTCTTGTAGACGTACTGCTCCATCTGGAAGTCCAAGTTGGTGCATCCCAGatgggttcctgcagccaggAACTTCAGCACATCCTCCTCCTTCATTTGAAGGACATCTAGACCTCCGGACATCGTGACCGCTTTCCCTGCGTTACGAGTTTAGTGGGAGAGctgggacaaaaagaaagaTTTGATGAGTAAATCACAGCCAGGTTGTAACCAAGTAAATCAATATGCAGTTTTGCCAAATTACAGCACATTATTCGGGGGTAAATATTCAGTTTCTTTTCTAAAAACTTTCCAACTGTCAGGCAGATCAGTTACATTGCTAAAGGCTACTCAGACTTCAGCCAACACGTTCGAACCTAAAAAAACTAGAACATCCGGGGCACAAGACGACCTTTTAGGTAGTAAAACCGGATTAAAACCCAAATGTGTTCCCTCCTTTTATAGCCACATTATGAGTCAAATGCCGTTTTAATCAGAGAATGAATGTGGGTAAAACGGGACGATGAAGACTGCACAGAATATAGACATAAGGGCGAGGGGAACGCGTGGTCGAGGCTAGGTAGTTAGCTTTACACGTTAGCATTATCTATTAAGAGGAAATAAAGGCCGTATACGACCCAACACACGACCTATCATCTGTACTGTTGCTTATTAGTACAGTACTCTATCCTATTTTTAGTGTCGCTtgctttttttcctgctttattgccaaaacaaaacagttttgTCTTACCACGAAACAACGCCGTATGGAAATCTTGCCACACGGTAAAAAAGAGGACGTTGGGAGGAAATGACGTAGACTTTATACCAAATTTCCAAGCCTGTGATTCGTTAGATTTTGCTGACGTCGATTTGCACTTCTCCATGGTGGCCACTAGGTGGAGTTTTGTGGAAAGGAAAGGGCGAGGGGTAACCGCGGGTCGGCCCGTGGGTCGGATGACTGTCCCATATTAAGACAATGGAGATGGAAAGACCATATTAAGACAATGCTGAGACGCCGAGTTATCGGTGATAGACTGACCTGTGTTGAAACTATATTTGCTGGAGATAAAGTGTTCCAGGAAACGGGGTCAATAGAAACTCGCACGCAACAACAGAATGTTTTGCGAAAATATTAAACGAAAGGTTTCATGTGAGCAGAAGACCATTGTCTCGTACATCGATATCCTGTAAAGACATGGTCCCTGATGTCATTTAACTATAATGCTAGACCAGTTTAGACTCAAATGagttggggtgggggggttatATGGTGCTGTTGTGTTGGCTCCAAAGCTCGGTTTGGATAAATGTCAAGGACGGGAGAGGTGGTAGATCTCACAAATAAGGCTGAAAGGCAACATGACTGATGTGACAGGGCGGGTTGGGATGTTCAGGAAGTGTTTTCTGGGAAAAGACAGGAACTgtcaataaataaagaaaaaattggAGGACATTCACCCAGTGGTGTGGGGCTGCTGATTTGTAAATAATACAAATCTTACAAGTCAATTCAGATAAACTTGGAACATTCATGTGTTACTAATCACTGAAGAATGTGTCACAGAGAAAAGGATCATTGGCCCAAAACGTCCTTATATACATGGTGGGTTTAGATTGCGTTTCCCTTATGTAGGCATCTCTATAtttgaaattcaattcaattcagttttatttatatggcgccaaatcacaacaaatgtcatctcaacgCACTACA is drawn from Odontesthes bonariensis isolate fOdoBon6 chromosome 21, fOdoBon6.hap1, whole genome shotgun sequence and contains these coding sequences:
- the rpsa gene encoding small ribosomal subunit protein uS2 isoform X2; translation: MSGGLDVLQMKEEDVLKFLAAGTHLGCTNLDFQMEQYVYKRKSDGIYIINLKKTWEKLLLAARAIVAIENPADVCVISSRNTGQRAVLKFASATGATTFHGRFTPGTFTNQIQAAFREPRLLIVTDPRADHQPLTEASYVNIPTIALCNTDSPLRYVDISIPCNNKGHHSVGLMWWMLAREVLRMRGTISREHPWEVMPDLYFYRDPEEIEKEEQAAAEKAVVKEEFQGEWSAPPAEFAQPEVADWSEGVAVPSVPIQQFPAPAAATAAAAVKTAEDWSTQPATEDWSTAPTAQASDWGGATSEWP
- the rpsa gene encoding small ribosomal subunit protein uS2 isoform X1 translates to MSGGLDVLQMKEEDVLKFLAAGTHLGCTNLDFQMEQYVYKRKSDGIYIINLKKTWEKLLLAARAIVAIENPADVCVISSRNTGQRAVLKFASATGATTFHGRFTPGTFTNQIQAAFREPRLLIVTDPRADHQPLTEASYVNIPTIALCNTDSPLRYVDISIPCNNKGHHSVGLMWWMLAREVLRMRGTISREHPWEVMPDLYFYRDPEEIEKEEQAAAEKAVVKEEFQGEWSAPPAEFAQPEVADWSEGVAVPSVPIQQFPAPAAATAAAAVKTGEVFSAEDWSTQPATEDWSTAPTAQASDWGGATSEWP